A region from the Lolium perenne isolate Kyuss_39 chromosome 4, Kyuss_2.0, whole genome shotgun sequence genome encodes:
- the LOC127321584 gene encoding protein MAIN-LIKE 1-like, with protein MATAMTASAPIAAALLMVWLLDKEYDRGHRDFHMTERRTDLQPLKIRYHGTVDIAYDERYTEFIEPTGLLPFISLVSRGAPNMNAAALTALVDRWRPETHTFHLRAGEMTPTLQDVSMILGLPIQGDPLCMNTTSDGWRQQMEALIGMAPPAPEDPKTRAPAGASFSWIRLIFGQCPQGANRDTIRTYTRVYLWYMISRTLFPDSGGKLAHWCWLKAITVLEHPWSWGTAALAYLYRQVMI; from the exons ATGGCTACCGCTATGACTGCTTCTGCACCTATTGCTGCTGCACTGCT gatggtgtggctcctagATAAAGAGTATGACAGAGGTCACCGGGAttttcatatgacggagaggagaacggatcttcaacctttgaagattcgttaccatggcacagtggatatagcgtatgacgagaggtacacggagttcatcgagcctaccggtcttctcccgttcatatcgcttgtaagccgtggggcgccgaacatgaacgccgcggcactcaccgcccttgtcgaccggtggagaccggagacgcacaccttccacttgagggccggcgagatgacccctactcttcaggatgtttccatgatccttggacttcctattcagggcgacccactgtgtatgaacacaacttctgatgggtggcgccagcagatggaggcgcttattggcatggctcctccggCGCCAGAAGATCCAAAGAcgagagctcccgccggcgcaTCTTTCTCTTGGATTAGGCTTATCTTTGGACAATGCCCTCAAGGGGCCAACAGGGACACTATCAGGACGTACACtcgcgtgtacttatggtacatgatttcgaggactctctttcctgacagtggtgggaagcttgcccattggtgttggctcaaggcgattacggtgttggagcacccatggagttggggaacagcggcacttgcctatctctaccggcaggtgatgatttga